Within Coffea arabica cultivar ET-39 chromosome 4e, Coffea Arabica ET-39 HiFi, whole genome shotgun sequence, the genomic segment TTTACTCACTTTCCATTTTTATCTCTCATTTGAGGTGTCTTTTCAGTAGATTTTGGTTTCAAATGatccaaaggaaaatttgcatCATCTCCAGAGGATTAGAGGAAGGTTTGCAGCAGGTATCTTAGCGGCTACATGATGCAATTTGGCTACCCGCTGCTCGGGGCTGCCTATTCAGCTTATCTGAGGCTTCAAAGTTCAAACATCTAGAGAATACGATTAATGCCTGATCTTGGAGAGAACCATCAAATATGCACAACTTTTTGTTCTTAGGGAAGACTTAAGGTGCTGTACTAAACAAAACTTGGGTGCTAGTAGAAACAAAAATCTCTTTATAGCATATATACAGTCATCTCTTCTGCAAGCAACACTAATCATCACTAGCAAATGCTCACATTCGGACTCGACAAATTTCCTCTTCATCAACAGCGCGTAACTTCTTTTGTTCACCGTGTAACTTTTTTTCCACAGGttgtattttcacaacagatagTGGTGGGCTCCACACTTGGCGCGGAAATCGAGTTATCACTTGTTATCTGAGCCGCACATTTTTTTGAGGTCCAATCTGGACCATGAAccgtgcagggacggtcatactgatgaccgtccctgccccaaatccCTCACATTTGTAGACAGCAGCCTGACTGGACATGGCCAGAGAAACCGTCTCGTGTCTCAACCTTTGTCCACTTGTAACTCTTCAAGTCCAACATGTAAATCTTGTGGGGCTCACTGAATCTAGGAGAGCCTATCAAAAGTAGATTCCCCTGCCACGCTGTCACATACGATACGTTCCTTATGTCAGCCGGAAGCTGAGTCACAGCTTGCCATTTGGAATTCTGAAGAATTGCCACGTCAGCATCTCGACACATAAGCAATCTCCCATCTCCGGCGCCACCAACACAGGTCCGGGGACACGTGGCAATATCCAAGAAGTCATTTTGGACTGGATCCCATTGCCAAGTAGAAAGATCAAACGATTCTGCACTTGTTGTGAATCTACCTTGCATGTTTGTATGGTAGCCACCAATGACATGGAACTTGCCACCTTGGAAAGCTCCCTTTGACTCATCACGTTCCATTGCCATGTCAGGCAATTGTACCCACTTATCCTTTGCCACGTCATACGCTAGAGCTGAGCTCAATGCATTCTTTTCATCGTCGTGCCCGCCGGCGACAAACACCGTCCGCTTAAGATCCGACGCACATGCAAAGAATGATCTCCGGCAACCTGGCATGTCAGCCCCCCGCCGCCACGAAGCAGTAGAAAAACTATAGACAAAAACAGCGTTAGAAACCTCCCATGTATCTGGGTTCCACCCGCCCATGACCACCAAGTTCAACCCCACCCCGACAAGCTGGCAAAACATAGGCAACCCCTCGGTGTATCCGGGCACCGGTGGAAGCTCAGTCCAGTAACCGTTTTCGGGTTCACAAAGGGTGAGCCTGTAAACCGGGGTGGCGGGCAGCTTCACGGATCCGGATTTTGGGGTCGGGTCGAAATGCGCTTGGGCCATGACAATGACTGTGCTTGTAAAGCCCGCGGCTTTCCTTCGGCGCATAAACTCAGGCTGCTGAATCTGAAGCTTCCAACTCTTACACACGGATGCAACAGAGGAGAAATGATTGTAGGGGACACGTACAAGACATTCGAGTCCGACATCATCTGGAAGACCCGGAAGAAGCTCcatattttttgttttgcttgatGATAATATGGTTGTTGTAGGATTTGGAAAGCAGAGAACGGCTTTTATAAATGGTGGAAAGTGGagtttgttaattttttttgacgcagattgaaagaaaaaaaagaaaaaaaggaaaagtgaaaggcaGAATAAAGTTGAAGCCTTTCTAGAAGGTGGAGAGATGTTGAGGAGGATGGATGATGAATGATTATGCAGGGAACTGGACCGTCACAACGTTGTTGTTTGTAGAAGTGGGGTATTGCTACTCTTTATAGACAAGAGAAAGTGGCGTGTGATTCTGCCAAGGGAAAAAGGAAGGACAGGGACACTACCAAATCTCTAGAAGGACAGGGGCACTACCAAATCTGGGCTACAAATTCTTCTAGAAGGACAGGGACAAATGATCAGATCCACAGTATAGCTATAGTTGTAGCAGCATCATCAAATATCCTGATTCATGGTTTCGTATTATTCTATGGGAATTTATTATCAACCCGAGACTGGAGACCCGCAGACCATAGCCTTGTAATCCAATTGGCCCGTCTGTATGGTACTAATTAACTATGTTTTAATTGGGATTAGTTTGTGTCTACGTGGTTCTTGAAGACTCTTTTTGAACTTTTATTCCTGGTTTTTTCTGTTTGACTTTGACCAGACAGTTAATAATAATAGACTTTGATTAAGTGATAGTACGTTTTAAACAGCTAGTTAAATGTAATCTGCCTGCCTCAGCGGTCAAGTAAGTCATATTCCTTCTTTTGTTTCTGCGGAGGTCCCGTCCCGGATGCGGGATGGCCTTCAAGTCTAAGGTATGATTTGTCTACTTTTTGCTACCTATTCCGTTAACGTTAcgaataatataatataatataattggggggggggggggtcaaAATCATCAAGCCTTGCCCGTGGTCTTCACCATTATTCTAGTGCACATTAAGCTGGAGCAGACAATCAATCACTCTCTTCAGGAGCTGACCGGATTGATATGGTAGTAGTATTCAAGTACAGGAGTGCCATTACGTGAAATGATGAGAGTGGAAACTTTGATAAATTTTTATTGACCATTGCTTTCGACCCGTAAAGAAGTCGATGTATTTTCATATTGTGTCCAGCAGTGTCCCAAATGACGAATTCAACATCACTCACTAgttattctttaatttttcaatttactCCCGGGTGAATCATGATTAATTGCCAATGTTTAGTTTTTTCACAATTCCAATTTACACGTCATATGTCCGAACAGTTTTCAATCTCAATTTCAATGTAGGATAGACTGGGGGAGTTAA encodes:
- the LOC113742200 gene encoding F-box/kelch-repeat protein At1g80440, which produces MELLPGLPDDVGLECLVRVPYNHFSSVASVCKSWKLQIQQPEFMRRRKAAGFTSTVIVMAQAHFDPTPKSGSVKLPATPVYRLTLCEPENGYWTELPPVPGYTEGLPMFCQLVGVGLNLVVMGGWNPDTWEVSNAVFVYSFSTASWRRGADMPGCRRSFFACASDLKRTVFVAGGHDDEKNALSSALAYDVAKDKWVQLPDMAMERDESKGAFQGGKFHVIGGYHTNMQGRFTTSAESFDLSTWQWDPVQNDFLDIATCPRTCVGGAGDGRLLMCRDADVAILQNSKWQAVTQLPADIRNVSYVTAWQGNLLLIGSPRFSEPHKIYMLDLKSYKWTKVETRDGFSGHVQSGCCLQM